The following nucleotide sequence is from bacterium.
ACCCAAGGCAGCTACTCAAACACATACCTCCTCCCATTGATATTCAGCAGCATCGTCACGACGCACAGCATGACGAACACGGACGTTCGGCCGTAGGAGAAGAACGGGAGGATGACGCCGACGACGGGCAGGAGGTTCAGGACCATGCCGACGTTGATGATGACGTGCCAGAAGAGGATCGAGACGAGGCCGAACGCGGCGATGGAGCCGAAGCGGTCCTTGGAGGACGCGGCGACGTTCACGCCCCAGATGACGAGCGTGAAAAACAGGGCGAGTACAATGAGGCAGCCGAGGAAACCCCATTCCTCCGCGACAACGGAGAAGATGAAATCGGTGTGCGTTTCGGGGAGGAATTGCAGCTTGGTTTGCGAGCCATCGAGGAACCCCTTGCCGAACATCTTGCCGCTGCCGACGGCGATGAGCGACTGGCGGATGTGGTAGCCCGTGCCGAGCGGATCGGCCTCGGGGTTGAACAGCGTCAGGATGCGCGCGCGCTGGTAGTCGTGGAACACGAAAAACCACAGGACGGGCAGGGCGAGCACGCCGGACACGAACGCGCCGACGAGCGATTTTTTGCGCACGCCGACAAACAGGCAGATCGCGGCGAAGATCGCCAGATGCAAGACGGCCGTGCCGAGATCGGGCTCAAGCAGGATGAGGACCGTCGGGACGAGCGTGATGCCAAGCGGCGGAAGCAGATCGACAAGGCGATAGCCCGACACGCGCGGCGTGTTCGCGAAGTAGTGCGCGAGCGCCAGCACGAGGGTGATCTTCGATAGCTCCGACGGCTGGAACGTGAACGAGCCGATTCCGAGCCAGCGCGACGCGCCTTTCACCTCCTGCCCGACAAGGAGCGTCAGGGCCAGAAGAAGCGCATTGACCGCGAAGATCGAATACGCCGCCGCGGAATAGACGTGGTAGTCGATGAGGTACACGAAGAACATCATCGCGGCGCAGACGGCGACCCAGCGAAGTTGCGTCGCGAAGAGAGCCTCCTTGCCGGGAAGGCCCATGACCGCGGAGTAGAGCGTCATCAATCCCATGCCGACGAGGATGGCGACGACCGCGGCGATGGCGAAATCGAATCGCCCGCGCACGCCCCGTCCGACGCGCGCGCTGTAAGCCTGGCCCGCGAGGCGATACGGCGAGCGCGGCTTGGCGGCGAGAAGCCCCATCAATGCGCCGCGGCGACGGTCGTCGCGGGTTCGTCCACGTCGCGCGCGTCGGGCATGTCGCGCGTTTCGAAATAGCGCTCGAGCACCGCCTTGACGACAGGCGCCGCGTACACGCCGCCGTGGCCGCTGTGCTCGGCGATGACCGACACCACAAGCTCCGGGTCTTCCGCCGGCGCGTAACCCACGAACCACGCGTGGTCGCGCGCCTCGTAAGGCAGAAGGCTCCAGTGCGTGCGCGCTTTCATGTTGCGGACCTGCGCGGTGCCGGTCTTTCCGGCGACGCGCACCTTTTTCATTTTCGCGCGTTTGCCCGTGCCGCCCCAGTCGTTGACGACGCCCGCGAGCGCGTCCTGCACCGCGCGGATATTGCGTTCCTTGAAGTTGAGCTGGCGCATGACGACGGGATCCTGCATCTGGAGCGGCTCGCCGTAGGGATCCTCGACGTAGTTCACGACGCGCGGAGCAAAGACGGTGCCGCCGTTGGCGATCGCGGCGTAGGCGACGGCCATTTGCAGCGGCGTCGTGAGCACGGAGCCCTGGCCGATGCCCGCGGACAGCGTGTCGCCGGGATACCATTCGACATTGTGCACGCGCTTTTTCCACGCGCGCGTCGGGACGAGGCCGGTCTTTTCGCCGACGATGTCGATGCCCACGGGCACGCCGAGGCCCAGGCGATTGGCCATCTCCGCGATGGTGTCGATGCCGACCTGATACGCCATGCGATAAAAATACACGTCGCAGGAGTGGACGATGCCGTATTGCAGATTGACGAAGCCGTGGCCTTTTTCGTTGTGGCACCGGAATCGTCTCCCGCCGAACTTCCACCACCCCTGACAGTAGGCAACGTCCCAGGGCGTCATGACGCCGTTTTCGAGCGCCGCGAGCGCGGTGACGACCTTGAAGGTCGAGCCGGGCGGGTACATGCCGCGCAGGAACTTGTTGGCGAGCGGTTTTTTCGGATCATTGAGCAACCCCTGCCACGTCTCGCGCGAGATGGGGCTCGAGAACAGATCCGGCGCGAATCCCGGTGTGGAGAGCGCGGCGCGCACCGCGCCGTTTCGCGGATCGATCGCAACGATCGCGCCGGCGCGGCCTTCCATCGCCTCGGCCGCGGCCTTCATGAGGTCGGCGTCGATGTTCAGCACGAGATCGCGCCCGGGCAGGCCCTTTTCGACCTCCAGTTCGCGGATCGCGGCACCGCGCGCGTTCACCTCCACGCGGTGCCGGCCGTACACGCCGGCCAGGTATTCCTCGTAGCCTTCCTCCACGCCCGTCTTGCCGACAAGGTCGCCGGGGCGATAGTCGGCGTAGCGCGGCAGGTCCAGGCGGTCCTGATCGATCTCGTCCGTGTAGCCAAGCACGTGGCCGGCGACGACATCCGGCGGATAGACGCGCGTCGTCTCGACCTCGATATCGAGAGGATACTTCGGCCCGTAGGCCATCGCCTGCGTCTTGATGCGGGCGACCTCCGCGCGGTCGATGTCGGCCTTGATCTTGATCGGCTGGCGGTTGTGGCCGGTCTCAAGGCGTCGTCGCGCGACCTCGAAATCGACGCCGAGCTCCTCGCACATCGCCTGCAAAAACGGCACGCGCTCGTCCGCGGGCAGCATTTCGGGGTGATAGAAAACATTATAGCTCGGCCGGTTTTCGGCGAGGATGCGGTGGCGCCGGTCGTAGATGATGCCGCGCGCGGCGGGGATGCGGATCTCGCGGATCTGCTGGCGGACGGATTTCGCCTCGAGCGCGTCGCCCTGGATCACCTGCAGGTACCATAGGCGCGAAAGCAGCACGACAAACCCGATGATGATCGCGATGAGAAACCCGGTCATCGGCCGGCTTGGGCTGTCCGCGAAATCGGTCGCTTCCCACATGCGCGTTACCAGGGTTGCAGCGTCAGCGCGGGTTCGTGCCGGTCGCGGCTTGTCCGCTCGTCCAGGCCGGCGAGCAGGTGGAAAAGCGGAAGCCCCGCCGCGAGATTCAGCGCCGTCATCGTCAGGAACGCGGCGAAAAGACCGCCGGGCGCCTCGCCCCACTCGAAAAGCAGCACGAACGCGCGCCGGCCGAACACGAGCGCGGCGGACATCAGCACGATGGCGATCGTCTGATAGGGAATGCTGCGCAGGTAGAAATACTTTCCGCCTTCGGAAATCGCATAGGCCATGACGACGAGAATCACCGCGTGCATGCCCGGCATGATGCCGCCAAGCGCGTCAAGCGCAAGCCCGAACAAAAACGCGAACACCAGCGCCCGGCCCGCGCGGCCGGAGATGGCGATAAACGTCACGGCGAGCGCGGCCAGCGCGGGCGCCGTTTCGGCGATCGGCCAGCGCACGCGCCAGAGGTTTTCCAGCACGAGAAGCACGACGCCGGCGACGAGGAAGAGAAGCGCCTGCATCAGAGGCCGCCTGCGGTTCGCGCGACAGAACAACCGCTCATCGCACGGTCTCCGCGAGTTCCGGCGGC
It contains:
- the rodA gene encoding rod shape-determining protein RodA gives rise to the protein MGLLAAKPRSPYRLAGQAYSARVGRGVRGRFDFAIAAVVAILVGMGLMTLYSAVMGLPGKEALFATQLRWVAVCAAMMFFVYLIDYHVYSAAAYSIFAVNALLLALTLLVGQEVKGASRWLGIGSFTFQPSELSKITLVLALAHYFANTPRVSGYRLVDLLPPLGITLVPTVLILLEPDLGTAVLHLAIFAAICLFVGVRKKSLVGAFVSGVLALPVLWFFVFHDYQRARILTLFNPEADPLGTGYHIRQSLIAVGSGKMFGKGFLDGSQTKLQFLPETHTDFIFSVVAEEWGFLGCLIVLALFFTLVIWGVNVAASSKDRFGSIAAFGLVSILFWHVIINVGMVLNLLPVVGVILPFFSYGRTSVFVMLCVVTMLLNINGRRYVFE
- the mrdA gene encoding penicillin-binding protein 2, producing the protein MTGFLIAIIIGFVVLLSRLWYLQVIQGDALEAKSVRQQIREIRIPAARGIIYDRRHRILAENRPSYNVFYHPEMLPADERVPFLQAMCEELGVDFEVARRRLETGHNRQPIKIKADIDRAEVARIKTQAMAYGPKYPLDIEVETTRVYPPDVVAGHVLGYTDEIDQDRLDLPRYADYRPGDLVGKTGVEEGYEEYLAGVYGRHRVEVNARGAAIRELEVEKGLPGRDLVLNIDADLMKAAAEAMEGRAGAIVAIDPRNGAVRAALSTPGFAPDLFSSPISRETWQGLLNDPKKPLANKFLRGMYPPGSTFKVVTALAALENGVMTPWDVAYCQGWWKFGGRRFRCHNEKGHGFVNLQYGIVHSCDVYFYRMAYQVGIDTIAEMANRLGLGVPVGIDIVGEKTGLVPTRAWKKRVHNVEWYPGDTLSAGIGQGSVLTTPLQMAVAYAAIANGGTVFAPRVVNYVEDPYGEPLQMQDPVVMRQLNFKERNIRAVQDALAGVVNDWGGTGKRAKMKKVRVAGKTGTAQVRNMKARTHWSLLPYEARDHAWFVGYAPAEDPELVVSVIAEHSGHGGVYAAPVVKAVLERYFETRDMPDARDVDEPATTVAAAH
- the mreD gene encoding rod shape-determining protein MreD, with the translated sequence MQALLFLVAGVVLLVLENLWRVRWPIAETAPALAALAVTFIAISGRAGRALVFAFLFGLALDALGGIMPGMHAVILVVMAYAISEGGKYFYLRSIPYQTIAIVLMSAALVFGRRAFVLLFEWGEAPGGLFAAFLTMTALNLAAGLPLFHLLAGLDERTSRDRHEPALTLQPW